One window of the Alphaproteobacteria bacterium genome contains the following:
- a CDS encoding SDR family NAD(P)-dependent oxidoreductase, whose amino-acid sequence MTNKSCIVLGLGPSTGASVARRFAREGYAVAVAARRLEVLEPVVAEIEAAGGRALAIPTDATDEQAVVGLVRQTEKDLGPLGVAVYNASGRVKGSILDLKTDEVINAWKVSCLGGLLLGREAAKCMVPRKEGTIVFTGATSGMRGSAEFAGFAIGKFGLRALAQSMARELGPKGIHVAYVNIDGQIHTPRQAHLAAERPPDAMLDPEAIAETYFQLHSQHRSAWTQELDIRPWVEKF is encoded by the coding sequence ATGACCAATAAAAGCTGCATCGTCCTTGGCCTTGGCCCTAGTACCGGCGCATCCGTCGCGCGCCGTTTCGCGCGCGAAGGTTATGCGGTTGCGGTCGCCGCACGCCGCTTAGAGGTGCTGGAACCGGTGGTCGCGGAGATCGAGGCGGCGGGCGGCCGCGCATTGGCGATCCCGACCGACGCGACCGACGAGCAGGCGGTAGTGGGCCTCGTGCGCCAAACCGAGAAGGACCTTGGACCCCTCGGTGTCGCGGTCTACAACGCCAGCGGACGGGTTAAAGGTAGTATTCTGGACCTGAAGACGGACGAGGTCATCAACGCTTGGAAGGTGTCCTGCCTCGGCGGCCTGTTGTTAGGGCGCGAGGCGGCGAAATGCATGGTGCCGCGGAAAGAAGGCACCATCGTTTTCACAGGTGCAACTTCGGGCATGCGCGGCAGCGCCGAATTCGCGGGCTTCGCCATCGGCAAGTTCGGCCTCAGAGCGTTGGCGCAGAGCATGGCCCGTGAACTCGGCCCCAAAGGCATTCACGTCGCTTACGTTAATATCGACGGCCAAATCCACACGCCGCGCCAAGCTCATCTCGCCGCCGAACGCCCGCCCGACGCGATGCTCGACCCCGAGGCGATTGCCGAAACCTACTTCCAACTCCACAGCCAACACCGCAGCGCCTGGACCCAAGAACTCGACATCCGGCCATGGGTCGAAAAGTTCTAG
- a CDS encoding DUF1244 domain-containing protein, with amino-acid sequence MTKTSELKTEIEAAAFRRLLQHLRDHPEVQNIDLMGLADFCRNCLAKWYVAAGEERGQEISYEGAREVVYGMPYAEWKAKHQTEATPEQLAAFAAHQAAEKAGKS; translated from the coding sequence ATGACCAAGACGAGCGAGCTAAAGACGGAAATCGAGGCTGCTGCATTTCGGCGCCTTCTCCAGCACCTTCGAGATCATCCGGAAGTGCAAAACATCGACCTCATGGGGCTCGCCGATTTTTGCCGTAACTGCCTCGCGAAGTGGTACGTAGCCGCGGGCGAGGAGCGGGGCCAAGAAATCAGTTACGAAGGCGCGCGCGAGGTCGTCTACGGCATGCCCTACGCCGAGTGGAAGGCCAAGCACCAAACCGAAGCGACGCCGGAACAACTCGCAGCGTTCGCGGCACACCAGGCCGCGGAAAAAGCAGGGAAGTCCTAG
- a CDS encoding DUF2312 domain-containing protein: MADTTIAADQLRSFIERIERLEEEKAALSADVREVYAELKGTGFDPKIVRQIVRLRKMDTNELQEQEALLDTYKSALGMA, encoded by the coding sequence ATGGCAGATACGACGATTGCGGCCGACCAGCTTCGATCCTTCATCGAACGAATCGAACGCTTGGAAGAGGAAAAAGCCGCACTCTCCGCCGATGTCCGCGAGGTCTACGCGGAGCTTAAGGGTACGGGGTTCGATCCCAAGATTGTTCGCCAGATTGTTCGACTGAGAAAAATGGATACCAACGAACTCCAGGAACAAGAGGCGCTGCTCGACACCTACAAGTCTGCTCTCGGGATGGCCTAG
- a CDS encoding acyl-CoA dehydrogenase family protein: MTDIAAPNFGLNDEHRALLDDMTRSARAHFEADALQRDLSGQWPEDGFKRLAKMGVLGASVPEIYGGAGLDLFSAGLVGQAIGRVDPAVSTSWQSHDNLCVNNLYQNGSESQRRRYLPGLSDGTLVGAIGMTEPNAGSDALGGMATTAVRDGDCYILNGGKTYITNGPIADIVLVYAKTAPERGKRGISAFIVEKKFVGFSASPPFDKMGIRSSPTGALYFDDCRVPAENLVGEENNGIAVMMSGLDIERAFCSMMVLGMSERAVELSVEYAKDRRQFGQRIGDFQLIQAKLAEMYVALETMRGIVYRALAMANTVGAGEGGRGEIHKLSAAAFMYAGEACMRICDEAVQIHGGSGFMRETEVNRLYRSAKIQEIGGGTKEIRRLIIAREMLAA; the protein is encoded by the coding sequence ATGACCGATATCGCCGCCCCGAACTTCGGCCTCAACGACGAGCATCGAGCATTGCTCGACGATATGACGCGGAGCGCCCGTGCCCATTTTGAGGCCGACGCACTCCAGCGCGACCTCTCGGGTCAGTGGCCTGAAGATGGCTTCAAGAGACTTGCCAAAATGGGCGTCCTTGGGGCGAGCGTGCCCGAGATCTATGGCGGTGCCGGTTTGGATCTGTTCTCCGCCGGGCTCGTCGGTCAGGCCATCGGTCGTGTGGATCCGGCGGTGTCGACGTCCTGGCAAAGCCACGACAACCTTTGCGTCAACAACCTCTATCAGAACGGAAGCGAATCCCAACGCCGCCGCTACTTGCCTGGCCTGTCCGACGGCACGCTAGTCGGCGCCATCGGCATGACCGAGCCGAATGCCGGATCCGACGCGCTGGGCGGCATGGCGACAACGGCGGTTCGCGACGGAGACTGTTACATTCTGAACGGCGGCAAGACCTATATTACCAACGGGCCAATCGCCGACATTGTCCTCGTCTATGCCAAAACCGCGCCTGAGCGCGGCAAGCGGGGGATCTCGGCCTTCATCGTCGAGAAGAAGTTCGTGGGCTTCTCGGCGAGTCCGCCGTTCGACAAGATGGGTATTCGGTCGAGCCCCACCGGCGCTCTCTACTTCGACGACTGCCGCGTTCCGGCCGAAAACTTGGTTGGAGAAGAGAACAACGGCATTGCTGTCATGATGTCGGGGCTGGATATCGAGCGTGCGTTTTGCTCGATGATGGTCCTTGGGATGTCCGAGCGCGCAGTCGAGTTGTCGGTCGAATACGCCAAGGATCGACGGCAGTTCGGTCAGCGGATCGGCGATTTCCAACTCATCCAGGCCAAGCTCGCGGAAATGTATGTGGCGTTGGAGACGATGCGGGGGATTGTCTACCGGGCCCTCGCGATGGCCAATACCGTCGGCGCCGGTGAGGGTGGACGTGGCGAGATCCACAAGCTGTCTGCCGCCGCGTTCATGTATGCCGGCGAAGCGTGTATGAGAATTTGCGACGAGGCGGTCCAAATCCACGGCGGCAGCGGATTCATGCGGGAGACCGAGGTCAATAGGCTCTACCGCTCGGCCAAGATTCAAGAAATCGGCGGCGGTACCAAGGAGATTCGCCGGCTTATCATTGCCCGCGAGATGTTGGCGGCGTAG
- the pyk gene encoding pyruvate kinase: MFRGRNTKILATLGPASCTRSVIETLVDHGADAFRLNMSHGTKEDHAQRITLIREIEVARGRPIGILADLQGPKIRIGRFAGDTVFLKAGDAFVLDNDPAPGDANRVELPHPALFGAIGPGAEILLNDGRVRLSATHTSADRIVCTVVVGGPLSAAKGVNVPGTVLPIRAMTDKDRRDLDFALSAAVDWIGLSFVQTPDDVAEARKIIAGRAGLMAKIEKPSAINWLEEIASLADGIMVARGDLGVEMPLELVPGLQKKIVAEARDQGKPVVVATQMLESMIDAPTPTRAEVSDVATAVYDGADAVMLSAESAAGKYPAEAVAMMDRIVRQTETEPTYVALRSAWRPDVKDTTADAISVAAKQVASAISAAAIVTYTTTGSTALRAARQRPSVPLIVVTSRRGTGRRLALLWGAHAVHTSDTHDFAEMVEKACRIAVREGIAEPNDQLVITAGVPFGTPGATNVLRVARVPPVKG, translated from the coding sequence ATGTTTCGGGGGCGAAATACCAAAATTCTCGCCACACTCGGACCCGCGAGTTGCACGCGTTCCGTGATCGAAACCCTTGTCGACCACGGCGCCGACGCCTTTCGGCTCAACATGAGCCATGGCACCAAGGAAGACCACGCGCAACGGATCACCCTGATCCGGGAAATTGAGGTCGCGCGGGGAAGGCCAATCGGCATTCTGGCCGATTTGCAAGGACCAAAGATTAGGATCGGGAGGTTTGCCGGCGACACGGTTTTTCTCAAGGCCGGTGACGCATTTGTGCTCGACAACGATCCGGCGCCAGGCGACGCAAACCGAGTTGAGCTTCCCCACCCCGCGCTGTTTGGCGCGATCGGGCCCGGCGCGGAAATCCTTTTGAACGACGGGCGCGTCAGACTGTCTGCAACGCACACTAGTGCGGATCGAATCGTTTGCACGGTCGTCGTCGGAGGGCCCCTCAGTGCGGCAAAGGGTGTGAACGTTCCCGGCACCGTCCTTCCGATTCGCGCCATGACCGACAAGGATCGGCGCGACCTCGATTTCGCGCTCTCCGCCGCCGTCGACTGGATCGGTTTGTCGTTCGTCCAAACACCAGACGATGTCGCGGAGGCCCGCAAAATCATCGCCGGCCGGGCCGGGTTGATGGCCAAGATCGAAAAGCCGTCGGCTATCAATTGGTTGGAGGAGATCGCCAGCCTAGCGGATGGAATCATGGTTGCGCGGGGCGATCTCGGCGTTGAGATGCCCCTCGAACTCGTACCGGGTCTGCAGAAAAAAATCGTCGCCGAAGCGCGCGACCAAGGTAAGCCCGTGGTGGTGGCAACTCAGATGCTCGAATCGATGATCGACGCACCCACGCCGACCCGTGCCGAGGTTTCCGATGTCGCCACAGCGGTCTACGACGGCGCCGACGCCGTTATGCTCTCGGCAGAATCGGCTGCCGGTAAATACCCGGCCGAGGCCGTCGCAATGATGGACCGAATTGTTCGTCAAACCGAAACCGAACCGACCTACGTTGCATTGCGCTCGGCATGGCGGCCCGACGTCAAGGACACGACCGCCGACGCGATCAGCGTCGCGGCAAAACAAGTCGCCTCGGCAATTTCCGCCGCCGCCATCGTGACCTATACGACCACCGGCTCGACGGCTTTGCGCGCGGCCCGGCAACGGCCGTCTGTGCCCCTTATTGTAGTCACGAGCCGCCGCGGTACGGGGCGGCGGCTGGCGCTGCTGTGGGGCGCCCACGCCGTCCATACCAGCGACACCCACGACTTTGCGGAAATGGTGGAAAAGGCGTGCCGCATTGCCGTTCGGGAAGGGATTGCCGAGCCGAACGACCAGCTTGTCATCACCGCAGGCGTGCCGTTTGGAACCCCTGGGGCGACAAACGTTCTACGCGTCGCGCGCGTCCCGCCGGTCAAGGGATAG
- a CDS encoding tetratricopeptide repeat protein: MKQTIVALLIGLALFSQPLGSAIARQDDVRLPELFSRLQQTADLQEARLIEGLIWSLWFESGIPAIDRMIAAGNDAMGAGRFDEALNRFSRVIETDPTFAEGWNRRATLYYLMGNYDASVRDIQETLAREPRHFGALSGLGLINTALERWDSAVKAYEEALRVNPHLPGAKQNIEDIKKKIEQDI, translated from the coding sequence ATGAAACAGACAATTGTCGCCCTTCTCATCGGCTTGGCGTTGTTCTCGCAGCCACTAGGATCCGCGATCGCTCGCCAAGACGATGTTCGTCTTCCCGAACTTTTCTCGCGCCTGCAACAAACCGCGGACCTTCAAGAAGCGCGCTTGATTGAAGGCCTGATTTGGTCGCTCTGGTTCGAATCGGGAATCCCCGCCATCGATCGCATGATAGCGGCCGGCAACGATGCCATGGGTGCAGGACGGTTCGACGAAGCATTGAACAGGTTTTCACGTGTGATCGAAACCGATCCGACGTTCGCAGAAGGCTGGAATCGCCGGGCGACACTGTACTATCTCATGGGGAATTACGACGCGTCGGTCCGTGACATACAGGAAACGCTGGCCCGCGAGCCGCGGCACTTCGGTGCGCTGTCCGGTCTCGGTCTGATCAACACCGCACTCGAGCGTTGGGACAGCGCGGTGAAGGCCTATGAAGAGGCGCTGCGCGTAAACCCCCATCTGCCGGGCGCAAAGCAGAACATCGAAGACATCAAGAAGAAAATCGAACAAGACATCTAA
- a CDS encoding carboxylate-amine ligase — MKDPPLTIGIEEEYLLVDIETRNLASNPPTALMEVLEKRISGRVAPEFLKAQVEVETGVHKTISAARGDLAYLRQTVCEVAADFGMAPVAAATHPFARWGEQQHVDKDRYNALARDLQVAARRLLICGMHVHIGIDDDDLRIDLMNQAAYFLPHLLALSTSSPFWQGQETGLMSYRTSVFDGLPRTGLPEQFSSYSAYSMLVSAMVDAGVIQDATRIWWDLRPSARFPTLEMRSTDVCTSLDDAIAIAALFQCLMSMLIRLRKNNQRWRVYPVSLVNENRWLAQRHGISAGLVDLGKGTVVPYAELLEEILDLIEEDADKLGCAKEVAHARTIVERGTSATWQIEAFRSAKQAGADTEQALRSVVDMLVERTALVDEPTIAEAKS; from the coding sequence ATCAAGGACCCGCCGCTGACGATCGGCATCGAAGAGGAATACCTGCTGGTCGATATCGAGACCCGCAATCTGGCCTCGAATCCGCCCACGGCATTGATGGAAGTGCTGGAAAAGCGAATCTCAGGTCGGGTCGCGCCGGAATTCCTCAAAGCCCAAGTCGAAGTTGAGACCGGCGTCCACAAAACGATCTCCGCTGCACGAGGCGACCTCGCTTACCTCAGGCAGACCGTGTGCGAGGTTGCGGCGGACTTCGGCATGGCTCCCGTCGCTGCGGCGACGCATCCCTTCGCACGGTGGGGAGAACAACAGCACGTCGACAAGGATCGCTACAATGCCCTGGCGCGCGACCTGCAAGTTGCGGCAAGACGCCTGCTCATTTGCGGGATGCACGTGCACATCGGTATCGATGACGACGACCTGCGGATCGATCTGATGAATCAGGCAGCCTATTTCCTGCCACACTTGTTGGCGTTGAGTACGTCGTCTCCGTTCTGGCAAGGTCAAGAAACCGGGTTGATGTCCTATCGTACCAGCGTGTTCGACGGATTGCCGCGGACGGGTTTGCCGGAGCAGTTTTCGAGCTATAGCGCGTACAGCATGCTGGTGTCGGCGATGGTCGACGCCGGTGTCATTCAGGACGCCACGCGGATTTGGTGGGACTTGCGACCGAGCGCCCGGTTTCCAACGCTTGAAATGCGGTCGACCGATGTTTGCACTTCGCTCGACGATGCAATCGCCATCGCCGCCCTATTTCAGTGCCTGATGAGCATGTTGATACGGTTGCGCAAGAATAACCAGCGGTGGCGCGTTTATCCGGTGAGTCTCGTCAACGAGAATCGGTGGCTGGCGCAACGCCATGGCATTTCGGCTGGGCTGGTCGATCTCGGGAAAGGAACGGTCGTTCCCTACGCCGAGTTGCTTGAAGAGATACTTGATCTTATCGAAGAAGATGCCGACAAATTGGGCTGTGCCAAAGAAGTCGCGCACGCTAGAACCATTGTCGAACGCGGTACCAGCGCGACATGGCAGATTGAGGCTTTTCGGTCGGCGAAGCAGGCCGGTGCCGATACGGAACAGGCCCTGAGGTCCGTCGTCGACATGCTGGTCGAGCGAACGGCCCTTGTTGACGAACCTACGATAGCCGAGGCGAAATCATGA
- a CDS encoding DMT family transporter, translating into MPNRFLLSGPTLGLVALVIGALAISFAPIFVKTSELGPAATAFHRMLLSLPLLIGLSFAQYRSGPSPARSVKSRRDYGLLLLAGAFFAGDLAVWHWSIQLTTVANATLFANAAPIFVAAGAWLLLGETFGVRFWLGLFVAGAGTVMVLGASLGGHGNVLGDALGLLTAVFYAGYFICVKLLRRSIGTFEIMVWSGLSATPILLLVALVSGEPLLAVTWHGWLILIGLAVISHTFGQSLIAFALAHLAASYSSLTLLIQPVGATILAWVLLGQGMQVQQALGGVTVLAGIFLARERSRVRRSLP; encoded by the coding sequence ATGCCGAACCGATTTCTTCTGAGCGGCCCAACTTTGGGGCTCGTCGCATTGGTGATCGGCGCGCTCGCCATCTCGTTCGCACCGATCTTTGTCAAAACAAGCGAACTGGGGCCCGCGGCAACGGCATTCCATCGCATGTTGCTCTCGCTGCCGCTCCTTATTGGCCTTTCTTTCGCCCAATACAGGTCGGGGCCCTCGCCGGCGCGTTCGGTGAAGTCGCGGCGGGACTACGGGCTGCTCCTGTTGGCGGGAGCCTTCTTCGCGGGCGATCTCGCGGTCTGGCATTGGTCGATCCAACTCACGACCGTCGCGAACGCGACCCTATTCGCGAATGCCGCGCCGATATTCGTCGCCGCCGGGGCGTGGTTGCTCCTCGGTGAAACATTCGGCGTGCGCTTTTGGCTGGGTCTATTCGTCGCGGGGGCTGGAACCGTCATGGTGTTGGGCGCGAGCCTCGGTGGTCATGGCAACGTCCTCGGTGACGCCCTTGGCCTCCTGACGGCGGTGTTTTATGCGGGCTACTTCATTTGCGTGAAACTTCTCCGCCGCTCGATCGGCACGTTTGAAATCATGGTGTGGTCCGGTCTGTCCGCGACACCGATTTTGCTTCTCGTGGCGCTCGTCTCGGGCGAACCGTTGTTGGCGGTAACGTGGCATGGGTGGCTCATTCTCATTGGCTTGGCTGTGATTTCACATACCTTTGGACAGAGCTTGATTGCGTTTGCACTGGCCCATTTGGCCGCGTCCTATTCGTCGCTCACACTGCTCATTCAACCGGTCGGTGCGACGATCTTGGCGTGGGTCCTATTGGGGCAGGGAATGCAGGTCCAACAGGCCCTCGGTGGCGTTACCGTGCTTGCCGGCATCTTTCTCGCCCGCGAACGGTCCCGCGTTCGGAGGTCGTTGCCATGA
- a CDS encoding MFS transporter, with protein MNRYPSGWMIPWLIWGLAAAFYGYAYFQRVAPSVLTSELMRDFQTNAAGLGNLSAYYFYPYALAQIPIGILIDRFGVRRVLVTSGVVCAAGSILFALAPTLGLAAIGRLLVGAGAGVAWVGTLALAVMWLPANRFAAVTGLSLLVGLIGAVLAQAPLAALVEGVGWRPAMLWSGILMAAIAVLMFPFIRDKAMHGEPRMVGPVFGGLKRVLRSRQTWKVAIFTGSLVTPMAAFAGLFGIPFVQEIYGVSRTTAGATVSLILIGWGVGGPIAGWTSDRLQRRKPVMASGAGILIIAWLAILYVPLPLFAFQALLLLQGLASGAVIINFAVTKESNALTATGVAMGFVNMAGMSASALSLPFVGWLLDLGWDGTLVDGARVYGESAYRYAFTIFPILMTCGFVAALTLRETFCRPLAEASTPPTSRGQ; from the coding sequence ATGAACCGGTATCCTTCTGGATGGATGATCCCCTGGCTGATTTGGGGTCTCGCCGCCGCGTTCTATGGCTATGCCTATTTCCAACGTGTTGCCCCGAGCGTTTTGACCAGCGAGCTGATGCGCGACTTTCAGACCAACGCTGCGGGGCTTGGCAATCTCTCCGCCTACTATTTTTACCCCTACGCGCTGGCACAAATACCAATCGGAATCCTGATCGATCGTTTCGGCGTCCGCCGCGTCCTCGTGACATCGGGCGTTGTCTGCGCCGCCGGTAGCATCCTGTTCGCGCTTGCGCCAACGCTCGGCCTCGCCGCGATAGGCCGTTTGCTTGTTGGCGCAGGAGCCGGCGTTGCCTGGGTTGGAACCCTGGCTCTTGCGGTCATGTGGCTCCCGGCCAACCGATTCGCGGCCGTCACCGGGCTATCGCTCCTTGTTGGGTTGATCGGTGCCGTGCTCGCCCAAGCGCCACTGGCGGCACTGGTCGAGGGCGTAGGATGGCGCCCCGCGATGTTGTGGTCCGGCATCTTGATGGCGGCAATCGCCGTCTTGATGTTTCCGTTTATCCGGGACAAGGCGATGCACGGTGAACCGCGGATGGTCGGACCTGTTTTTGGCGGCCTCAAACGGGTTCTACGAAGCCGCCAGACCTGGAAAGTAGCGATTTTTACCGGATCGTTGGTCACTCCCATGGCGGCCTTTGCCGGCCTGTTCGGCATCCCCTTCGTCCAAGAAATCTACGGGGTCAGCAGGACGACCGCAGGCGCAACGGTATCGCTGATCTTGATCGGATGGGGCGTGGGCGGCCCGATCGCGGGTTGGACGTCCGATCGCCTGCAGAGACGCAAACCGGTGATGGCGTCGGGTGCGGGAATCCTAATCATCGCTTGGCTTGCGATCCTGTACGTACCGCTGCCGCTATTCGCCTTTCAAGCGCTCTTGTTATTGCAAGGGTTGGCAAGCGGCGCGGTGATCATCAATTTCGCCGTCACCAAGGAAAGCAACGCGTTGACGGCAACGGGGGTCGCGATGGGATTTGTCAACATGGCGGGGATGAGCGCCTCGGCGCTGTCATTACCTTTTGTCGGCTGGCTGCTCGACCTTGGCTGGGATGGCACGCTGGTCGACGGCGCCCGGGTCTACGGAGAGAGCGCCTATCGATACGCTTTCACGATCTTCCCGATCTTGATGACCTGTGGCTTTGTTGCAGCCCTTACGTTACGCGAGACATTCTGCCGCCCGCTGGCCGAAGCATCTACGCCGCCAACATCTCGCGGGCAATGA
- a CDS encoding N-formylglutamate amidohydrolase — protein MNHDSAEGAMEAFRVVNPAGSSRLILTCDHAGNHVPAASDALGLPESRLAEHIAWDIGAASLTQALANRLDAQAVLAMYSRLFIDPNRKLGSPDSILRVSDGVMVPGNQNVTPEEAVRRAELSFWPYHHEVEKAMHLTEHEKSVAAYVAVHSFTPRMAGAQRPWDVGVLYGRDERMARPLLAALQAVDGICVGDNQPYSAAHPPGYGLEAYGTSAGRPHVMIEVRQDLISDDAGVDRWAGIIATALAPFETDSDLFVKRFFR, from the coding sequence ATGAATCACGATTCTGCAGAAGGTGCAATGGAAGCCTTTAGGGTGGTTAATCCCGCTGGGTCATCCCGTCTCATTTTGACCTGCGACCATGCCGGCAATCATGTTCCCGCAGCGTCCGACGCCCTCGGTCTGCCCGAATCGCGGTTGGCGGAGCACATAGCCTGGGATATCGGGGCGGCGTCGCTCACCCAGGCGTTGGCCAATAGACTCGACGCCCAGGCGGTTCTCGCCATGTATTCTCGCCTCTTCATCGATCCGAATCGAAAACTCGGGAGCCCCGATTCCATACTCCGGGTCAGCGATGGGGTCATGGTGCCGGGCAACCAGAATGTGACGCCCGAGGAAGCGGTGCGCCGGGCCGAGCTGTCCTTTTGGCCGTACCACCACGAGGTAGAAAAGGCGATGCATCTCACTGAGCATGAGAAATCGGTCGCCGCCTACGTAGCGGTGCATTCGTTCACGCCGAGAATGGCGGGGGCGCAACGGCCGTGGGATGTCGGGGTGCTTTACGGACGCGACGAGCGAATGGCGCGCCCGCTCCTTGCCGCGCTCCAGGCGGTGGACGGCATTTGCGTCGGCGACAATCAGCCCTACTCGGCGGCACATCCGCCGGGCTATGGCCTGGAAGCCTACGGGACCTCGGCTGGCCGGCCCCATGTGATGATCGAGGTCCGTCAGGACCTGATCTCGGACGACGCCGGCGTTGATCGTTGGGCCGGGATTATCGCGACAGCCCTCGCCCCGTTCGAAACGGACTCCGACCTCTTCGTGAAGCGGTTCTTCAGATGA